Within Porites lutea chromosome 2, jaPorLute2.1, whole genome shotgun sequence, the genomic segment GCTTTCTTTGCCGTATGACTACGACATTTTATCACTGGGCCTGCTCAATTACCAAGTGCGAAGCATGACAGTGCCTCTGAGAGATGAACCGAGTGGATGCCTTGCGGGATTAAACTCAACATGTCAGAACATGGCCGTCGGAAGAGCACTGTTGGACAATGTAACAAGTGAAGGCGGCAACACTGGGGTGGTCTGTGTTGCAGTGATAGCTATAGGCGAAATTGTACGTGAGTATGATGACACCTGGTCTATAAAGTATCATTGTTGCAGGCTCAATGCGTCAAGCATTAACTGTGATCTTCCTGTCGAGGGTAGCAACTGGTATCAAGCGATAGGAAACTTTCTGATTTTCTTAGCTGGGGTCCTAACTTTATATTTTCCTGCACTTCCTCTGCTGTTGCCAGACTGTATTTTCGATCTTCAGTATGTATGTGACAAGGAAGGGAACACTGATGAACTAACTATTCATGCAAGAAGTAGATACGAGGAAATTCCTGATATTCCTGTTGTGGAAGAAGACAGACTGAAGTCATCTCAGGTCTTAGATGAAATTCCTGTAGATGACGCCAGTCCGGTAACCTGTTCAACGGCTTTACTGGGATGTGTTCAGGGGCTGCCCGATGTAAAGATGTCGTTTAACCTTAAGTTAGCGGTTTTGCTGCTTTGTATTTTTCCAATTGGCTTCTATGTAAATGTCGGTTTATTCTTTGTCCTCAAGGAGAAATATTTCGATGAAATCTTAAGGAAGGCTCCACCGGGAACTGCATTTGAACCTGAGGTTTTTTTCACTATCTTCATATTGCCTCCTAATGGACCCTTTACATACTTTTTAGCAGCCTTACTAACTTTAACGTGTTTGATAGCAGTTTTGATTTTAAGGCCAACGGATTTATTCCTCAACCAGGATTTTAAGTGTTGGCAATGTAAATTCGCCAATTGCCTTTTCTCTTTACCTAATACAGCAGAAAACGAAGATTCTGTTAGTATTGGAGATAAAATGGTCCATCACTTAAATATTATCCAGAAAGTGGCATACTTGCTGACGTTTAAATTTCTTAACCAATATAAGAGCGGTCTACAGAAATTAGGAAACATTTCTACCTGTTACTTAAAGGTGAATCATAACGGATCACGAATAAGACACGCTATTTTTACGTTGTGGATTCTATTTTCCAGTTTGGTCACGCTGCTTCTTGCGAGTCTTGTTTGGGTAGTAATTTCTTCGTTTATCTTTTCTGTTTCATTACTACTtaatctatttttattttcaccatTTCTTACTTTGTTCATGATCAGCATGACGAATATTGCAGCCAAGATCGTCAAACTAATTTCGGATCACATTACCAGCATACTAGTACtgttaatatttttctttgggctttttattctttttactgTAGTATACTTGTTCTTGATTCAAATTACAGTCTTTATTCCAGTATTAATGCTGTGTTCCTTTTTCGTCGGAATATTAGGATTCACAATCATGGGATTAGTTCTAAACGTTGAAACTGTAACTCCTTATGTAGCTTTCTTCGTCGTTGTCGTAACAAATATTTACTTCTGCTACACTAATTTGCAGAAGAGTTACATGGAAGTCAAAGGATTTATCTTAAAATATTGGCAACAGGAAATGCAAGCAACCCTTAACAGCGAACATAGTACAATTCCAGCCAAGCTGTTTTGGTTCGTAAGTGATAAAGTGTTTCCTGTTAAAACTAAAATCTGCCTAATGCTTGGTGAGGTGGCTGTTATTGTCACCTTTCTGTTTTTGACGATATCTtcaattattttcttcaaaaatgaGTATAAAATTTCGACGCTTGTTTCCACCATTGCCGTTTTTTTAAGTGGGGCCATTCCCAGCGTGTTTTTTAAGGGGCTAACAAAAGGCAAGAAGTTTACTGGCCGGAGGAAGAtcaaactggaaaagaaaattaaggaGGTAGTAACAGAGTACGTTCAAGAAAATAACTGTGTTGGTGTAAACAGAGAAAGCGAAGAGGGAAGTTCGGTTGTATCATTAGGCACCTAAATGTCATGAAAAAAGAAAGCCATTCAGTTGCGCAAGTCGGATAAAGCAATTCCTCatgataaaaatattttggggTTACATTTATAGTTTCTTTAAAGCTGAGATTCTTgtaaaagaattattattaaGGGAAGCGTCATTTAATGAAAGTAAGCTGAACATCAAAACCGTGGGTAGAAAACAAAGAGTTCAGTGGCCGGATCTTTAAAAAAGATCTGGATCAATAAAAATTAGACGCATTTGACTTGAACCAGAAGAAAAATGATCATCAAGGAATTGACGGTGAAAATGATGATACAATTATATAGGATATAGATATTTTGATGTTTGGTCTcattttgttttgatctttaaATCTTGGCCTTGGATTAGTTTCCAACGAAAGCTTGGTCTGCCTGCGATTTTCATAAAATTTCTGTTGCGATATGTTATCGGTAGAAGCCCTTATCGGTAAAGAAGAAAGTAACCGATCATATCATAATATCAAAACTGGCTAGCCAAGCACCAAGGTGCTAGAGATGCGTAAGAGAGTATTTAAAAAGTTTGGTCTCAATATCAGTgctgtaatttttaatttttgttacgTAATTTTCTGTAATTGTTTTTTAAACGTTAGGAATTATGCCTATTAACAGTGTTTATCAGTCAGAAAGGTCTAGGTTCTTTTAGCTGAAAGAAGATATAATAACTTCCTTAactcagttttgtttttaaatttccagATTGATTGTTTAATTAAATATCAATAGTTATTAAGTCAGCTTTGTTACGTGTATAAAATACTATTCAGTTCTAAACTGATCTGTAATGAGAGGacataaaaattgttgttggagTAGCTAAAAGACATTAACTATGAAGACGTGCGTCCAATAGAGAAGAATAGAAGGCAGATTTCCCCAAATAAACTCACTTTGGAAAAAAGCGATAGCCTACTAGTATGACCAAGTATGGGAGGACCCTGGATGTATTACTATTTACAACCCTTAGAGAAAAGAATTTACATCCCCTGGATTTAAGATTCTACAACCCCAGGACGTAAGGatcttttttgcttcttttccgTCAAGCGTGTCTGACACTCCTCGCCAGTTCGCACCCACCTCGCGCTTGCCCTCGCTTGCCAGAAAAACACCTAGAACTACACCTGTTCTCTAGGCTATGCACTGTACCTCTTATTGTCTACAAACAGTTTATtcacgctttttcttgtttgaacagttatttgtttgtttctttagttagtttctgggtttttcttttgttttcaaattgtcACCGTTCAAAACGTCTAGTCGTTAGCATCAGCACGAAAATTGTGTCCAACAACAGACGAGTAAGCGATAGTATAAGCTGCATGTTGTATATATGCGTTACTGAAAAAAAGGCTAAGAGAACCTGGGGATTCGAAAGGGCCGCGAAACCCATCCGGAGGCTACTACATAACCGCACCCATCCAGGTTCTACTAATTAAGTCCATAGTTTCTTGGGCTAGGTGGTCTAAGCATAATCATCCAGGGCTTGTTGAACAATACTTCAAGGGCGTAAATCCTAAGGTTATACAGTCCAAGGTGTTGAATACTGTGTCGAAAATTGATTCCATGAAATCTGTTAAATCCAGGAGATGTAGTTACATTACTAATTGATCGGCCGTAAAACATCCAGCTTGTAGAATTCTAACTTGCGGGGTTAAATCCAGTGGTACTAAAACCAGGGGTTGTAAAATTCTTATATCCtggggtcttacatccaggggtaaAAAatagtcttacaaccagggggaCTTAGGTCCAGGGGCTGTAAAAGTCTTATATCGTGGGATCCTAGATTCAGGGATCTTAGATCCGGGGGTACAAAatagtcttacaaccagggtcttacatccaggggtaaaaatagtcttacaaccaggggttttagaTCCAGGGACGGTAAAATTCTTATATCCtggggtcttacatccagggatAAAAaaagtcttacaaccagggggtcTTAGATCCAGGAACTGTAAAATTCTTGTATCCTGGGGTATTACATCCAGGGTTTAAAACACCCGGGGGTTGTAaagtcttacatccaggggttgTACCCCTTACATGAAGGGATGTTACATCCAGAGGTTGTAAATCCTTACATCCAGGGGTGTTAAAAGTGGCTATTTAAGAGAGGTGATTCATATAAGGGGGTTATTCTTATATCCTCGGCTCATTTTTATGTACGGGGGTTTACCCAGCTCTTGATAATGATCCAAAGTTCTCACAGCAAGAGGTCTTCCGATCAGGAGTCTTACATccaagggtcttacaaccaggagtcttacaTCCAGGACGTAGATCCAGGGATCTTACGTTCAGGGGTCTGAGGACCAGGGGTCTTACGACCAAGGGCCACGTCCAGGGTTTTTACGACCAGGAGTTTTACTTCCAAGGGTCTTACGACCTGGAGTCTTACATGCAGGGGTGTTAGGACCAGGGGCCTTAACTCTAAGAGTCTACAGACCAGGGGTCTTACGACCAGGGGTGTTACACCAAGGGAAGTAACGGCCAGGGGTCTTACGTCCACGGATCTTAggaccaggggtcttacatccatgATTCCTGCGAACTGGGGTCTTACGACCGGGGATCTTACATACAGGGGTCTTACGACCAGGAGTCTTACGTCCGGGGGTCCTACCACCAGGGCTCCTACATCCAGGGGTCCTACGTCCAAGGGTTGTACCATCAGGGGTCTTAAATACAGGAGCTAGAGTTTTACAGTTGGTGGAATATCATCCTCTAGGTTAGATTTTCTCAGATcccttcgcttctcatttccggttaCAGTAGTAGGCCCCAGCGCAAGCGAAGGTCGATCGGGCCCCCGCTCTCTCGTTTTTTGCCGCAGACAACATGGAAATCATCCCATTCGCGCCCGAGAGGAATTTTGAGTTCGACTATTGGTAAAATCTACCTCTGGGTGAGTGTAGTACCGAATAGGACTTtcgttgacagtgactgacatttcgtcAACCTTTGCGGTAGTTaccaaagtgagttgtatcacgtcaggtGATCATGATATTAagctctggttattgacctgattggtcaaaaaaactattttgccTATATTGCCTCAGATAAGTCTaactctttttatttttatggacAGAAATTACTcaggtcattttattttttcaagttttccgtAATGGTTAATCAACAACCAAGTCGGTTTAACATTGCCGTGTGTCAGGAATCAACCACCACAAAGCGTTCGTCTGACTCATATATTTCTGGGTTACAGTGTCTTAGACATTTAGGCTATTTATAGATTCATCTTTTCACGTAATCATATGGAATCATAACAGGGTGACTAATGTAATGGCGGCGTCTCCGGTGGGAAGAAGTTACAATCCTTCTTTAAGAAGGCCTAGCTTATCTCTTGGAGTGGGCACGACAGACACTTTGCTTTAGCCGAGGAGAGATCAATGTCTAAAGTACTAATTAGCGGTGACCGCGCAAATGCAGCCAAACTAGCTGCAGGGGAGTGGTGTCAGGCAGCAGTATTCGCAGGCTTACTTAGCCAGAGACTGCGTGACTACAAAACCCTTTTACTGAGTTTCTTCAAACCGCCCTATTGCGTAACAAGAGTTCCCACAGCTAAACAACGTAGAAAACAAGCCACAAACGCAACGCATGTTGACCTCTTGCGTTTGATAAGTGACCCACTATATTAAATTCTTAAAATATCAGTCTTTGGGGCGGAAATTCGTGAGACCTCACGATCTAGCAAATATGTCCGCTTGCAAGCCAATTGTTCTTCTACTGAGCGTCGCATGTGTGTGCTATTTGGCATCTCCTGCTGCCTCTGAACAGAACTGCAGCGTAAAAAACTGTAAAGTACTGCCAGTTGGAGAGGATCTTGAATCGGAATTTAGGCTGAAGGCCTCCGAGAAGGGCGTAAGAATAATCTACTTGAATCTGAAAATCGGTAACAACAGCTACAGTCCACTGGACTTACCAGATGAGATTCTACCCAACGGTTGGATGTGGGCTCCGTCAATTACTGAACCTATGCTGTCTTTGCCGTTATATTTCGATGTTTTATCCCTGGGACTTCTGAATTATCAAGTGCGAAGCATGACAGTGCCACTCAGAGATGAACCGAGTGGATGCCTTGCGGGCTTGAACTCAACATGTGAGAACATGGCCGTCGGAAGCGCACTGTTGGACAATGTTACAAGAAGCAGTTCCGTAAAGCTATCTCGTAGGACAGAGGTGGTTTGTGTTTTAAGAGTGCATCCACGAAAGGACCAGGCAGGGGCGGCACAAGCCATCTAACCGATTTCgatgaaacttggccagtttgAAGGGGTCCGCCCAAAACTACTTCCCTCtaagtttaaggaaatttggtcgaaaccGGGGGGAGTTGACCACCcccccttgttttttttaaaaaaatgaccaaaaaacacCTAAACATTGGTCAAAAGTATTAAAGCTCTACTGCTAAAAGAATTGCATCAaatcttttcatattttcagtgaATGTTATCCTACCCAAAGACAATTTATTGTAACTGTTTCGTTCTTCTACGACAAGTTCCTATGACACAAGTCATCTCAGCCAAGACCCCCACTCTCACCCAATAGTGAAAACTGTTGAAATATCCAAAGTTTAGGCCAAAATATCTCCAATGCCGGAGCATGCTTCCAAAAACGGAGCACACCGTCTAGAAGGCGAGACTTCATACTAACAATATCTGCAAAAAAATCTTTGGGAACTCATTTAATTATTCCACAGGAAGGCTGCAAACACGTCGTCCACCACAGGGTACCCGCGTCAATTTTTTCCATTATAACGCGCTACTTCGGTAATTATGGCACAGCAACAGACAAATAATGCCACAAAATGGTTGCACACCATACACTTTGATGAAATAGAACCATTTCTATCTAatagctaaaataaaaaaaactcggCCCACCACAGGATAcccacttcattttttttttcatcataacTCGCTAATTCGGTAATAAAGACATAGCAACAGGTAGAAAATGCAGCAAAATGGTTACACACTataaaatttaatgaaattgaaccatttcaaaagcttttgtttgtcttaagcCATGAAAATGACAATCGACGGCTTAAAGATGACTTCTATTATTGTATAAGTGAACTTCGTGACGGAACTTACTCATCGCTAAGTGAAACACGAGAGTCACAGAACTCTATCAAAATGCTTACATTGTCTGTATTTGAAGGTTAGAATGATCGTATAATGAAACTGACTTTTGTTCATCTAATAAAGGAATAATACATTTGCTTGAAACTTGCACGCCACATTGCATCTTGATGCAGAAAACTTTATCAGAAAGACCTTGctatactgaaaacaaaatcaactgcGTGTTTTTGTGACTTGTGCCCTAAAGAACTGTCCTTTGTAAGAACTATCAaagacaaaagtcaaaatagaTATAATCAAACAGACAAACACTCTCATCGAAAGTAAAGTTACAGTTCTAGCTCCCTCCTGATTTGAAGCCGTGTTCTGATAAGGGGAGCTTCAGCCTCATATGGGTCTTCCTCCTCATCTTCGCTTTCTCCTCCCTCGGGTACCGGTTCTGTTGGCGCTGGCCTCACCTCCTCTCTTCTATGAAGACCCCCACTCCTGTTTAATGCGGCCATTCTTCTGAAATATCCGGAGATCTGGGTAGATGTCAGCCACTCGTCTTTGGTAAATACCTTCGTTCCCTCAGCGGTTCGCACGGACCTCATTCGTGCTGCTACATCCTCAGCCGCTGCTTTATTCCCGGTGTCCTCTCCTTGAAGGAAGACTTCACGCAAAAATTGGCGCACTTTAGTGGTGAAATGAACAGACTTCTTGGTCTTTTTTAATGCCCAGCCCATGTCAGCTGTTGGCAGCGGGTCTTCCGACTGGCTATGGGAAACTGAGGCGGATGCAGATGTGGGCGGCTGAGCTGCTTCCACGTAGCTACCAGAAATTGACTTGCAGGTCTCTGCCCACTTTTTCTTTATCACGTCGTACGTAGACTCTCTCTCTAGCGCGAGAAGGTGTTTCCCGGCATCGAGGTGACGCTGAAGGCTGCTGTGACTTTGGTAAACTTTTATGCAACCCTCCTCTGGGCAGCCAAAGGCCACACGCTCTTCTTCTTCAAGCTGAATCCGTTCTACGGCTATAGGGTCCGTTGGAGGTGCTGCGGGCTGCTGTTCTTGCGTGCTGGAAGATGCTTGGAAGACACCAGTCAGTATGTCAGGACTATTGAATGCCTGGAGAACTTGTAAGTTTGTCGGGTCTTGAGGGGTACCGAGACGCGCTAGCGACGCCGCGGAAAAGACCTTTCCGGGTCCGACATTGTAGGCCCGCCAAGCGATCATCTCTCCACTTTCAGTGAACACGAAGTTGTTCAAAGACTGTATGCCACTCAGCGAGTGCTTGGTCATGTTTTGGGACCTTTCGTCAACCTTGCACACCACTGAGTAGCAGCCTTTGACGCCCCCAAGCGAGTCAATAGCAGCTTTCATGTCACTTGCGGTCTTGACGTCATTGCCTTCATTAATGTAGCGCCTAATGTGGCTCTTCAATGCGGCGGCTCGGCGGTCACATATGTCTTCCCCAGCTTGGGCCTCACTGAAGTCATAACGAGCTATGCGGACACCAACCCGCTGTCCAAGGCTTGGAAGACTGAGAAGAAGAAATGCGCAGTGATAACAGCCTGCGTTGTCAGATCTTAGGAAAGCTTCATTCAGTCTAGGTTTCTGTCGCTTCATGGTGGTTAGTGAATCTTCGATGATGGAGGCAACGCTGAACCAGTTTTGATTGCATTCATCAAATAAGTGGATATATGTACGTGTCTGAAAATCATAATAGTAAAGCATTTTTTATCATGAATAGTGCGCCAAGGGACCTGGTCACAGCCAAGGGCTAATGGAGTATTAACCTGCGCATTTTGACTTGAAACAGAGATAACACCCGGGAAGGTCTGCTTTTTTCGAGAATGTTTATGGCCTTTTATTTGGATTAAAAATGTACTCCGTCCCATGCGCTTTTGCGCGCGCTTACGCGCGTCGCCAACGTTTTATCTTTATATAAGTGTCAAAAGCAGTGAAATGTTGAAATTCACTATTAGGAATTTAAGCTTTCGCGTCTTTTCTCGGCCTGGCATTCTTATCAGTTATCCAATTTTGCAATCGGTTAGCGCAACAAAGACCGCGCTCACGAGAAACTAGTTTATAGTGGTCAGTGAGCGATAAAGACAAAAGAGTAGGCACATGATTTCTACCTCAATTGTTCCATCTTCTGCTTTAGTGATGGCCACCGAGAGATGCCAGGACTTCCCCTTCTTTCCAAACCAGTCGCGCTGCGTTTCGCGAAAGCTGGTGGGAATAAACTTCATCGCCCAGTCTATTATTAGCAGAACCTGTGATGGTTTCAGGCTATCAACAATTTCGCTCTTGGCCGCATCCTGGTGAACTGAACGGAGAACGTGCGACTTCCAATCTTCTATGCTCGGAGCAGCGCAGCTCAAATCATGCTGTAACTCCTCTCGCTTATCAGGA encodes:
- the LOC140927651 gene encoding uncharacterized protein, whose product is MVRTLISSHLVRMYLNFCVESNFEPLGRSTLFNIIKVCGASLKKSLAGLDSTQTDGVQALATLEDITHQLKQAGLDSTMADNILMRLKAGRQYLKTDFKIHTASESPCADHCRVFALSRTEKEYNGQCQHQHTITCDRCEDLKNAVSDLQLALDSGEVHLSPDKREELQHDLSCAAPSIEDWKSHVLRSVHQDAAKSEIVDSLKPSQVLLIIDWAMKFIPTSFRETQRDWFGKKGKSWHLSVAITKAEDGTIETRTYIHLFDECNQNWFSVASIIEDSLTTMKRQKPRLNEAFLRSDNAGCYHCAFLLLSLPSLGQRVGVRIARYDFSEAQAGEDICDRRAAALKSHIRRYINEGNDVKTASDMKAAIDSLGGVKGCYSVVCKVDERSQNMTKHSLSGIQSLNNFVFTESGEMIAWRAYNVGPGKVFSAASLARLGTPQDPTNLQVLQAFNSPDILTGVFQASSSTQEQQPAAPPTDPIAVERIQLEEEERVAFGCPEEGCIKVYQSHSSLQRHLDAGKHLLALERESTYDVIKKKWAETCKSISGSYVEAAQPPTSASASVSHSQSEDPLPTADMGWALKKTKKSVHFTTKVRQFLREVFLQGEDTGNKAAAEDVAARMRSVRTAEGTKVFTKDEWLTSTQISGYFRRMAALNRSGGLHRREEVRPAPTEPVPEGGESEDEEEDPYEAEAPLIRTRLQIRRELEL